DNA sequence from the Candidatus Omnitrophota bacterium genome:
CGCGCTCCATGAGCTCACCGATGTCGGCTCCGCGCTCCCGCAGAAACTCGGTGCGCGCCCGCTCAAAGTAAGTGAGATAATTCGCGTAGTAAACAACCCCGCCGCAGTCCGTATCCTGATAATAGATCTTAATTTCCATAAATGCTCTCCAAAGTATAAAAAATAGCCCGTGAAATTACAAACCGGCAGTGATACCCACTCCCGCCCATCTGCCGTGAGCGGGCACGGGCGGCTGAGACTGGAATTTCCTGTTGAACAAATTAGCCGCTTCCAGAAACAGGCTGTAATTGCCGAATCTCTTTTCTATTCTGGCGTCCATCACAAAATATCCCGCCTCAGAGCGCCTCTTCAAATAAGAGCCCGACACCGCGGCTGAAAGTCCGCCGTGGCGGGCTGAAAGTGCGCCGGCGCGTGATGAAGCTCTTGGAAACAGATGCCCTTTGAGCCGAAGAGAAAATTTATGAGCGGGATACCTTAACGCGTATTTTGAGTCATAAATACCTCCGGGCGCGGATGCCTTGAGAAAAGTGTAGCCGGCCTGGCCGCCTATCGCGCGGAAAGAGAAAAAATATTTCAAACGCGCGCCCTTCGTGTCAAATTCCGGGATATTCCACGCATGGAAAGTGTCCGTTGAATTGAATTTCACCCAGTCTATGATATCTCTGCCGGAACGCAGAAAAACCGCCGCCGAAAAAGCCCCGGCCGTCATGCCCGTTTCGTAATATCTGCTTTTTTCAAGATGAAGAGCCGTGTCGCCCTCATTCGCCGGATCCCAATAATGCAATTCCGTATAAGAGGGCGGCCTGAAAGCCGAAGCGTAAAGAATATGTACGCGCAAGCGGTTCAGCGTGATTTCTTCTCCCATGGAAATCGAGTTTATCTTATCCCAGCGGCCGCTGCGGTCCGTCCTCAAATTAAGATTGAATTCGGATATCCCTTTTTTACGGCGGAAGCGCTCAAAAAATGACACCGCGCGCGTATGCTCGTTTTTCAGAACATTGCTTGTTATTTCTTCCCGCGAATACTCCGCCCCACACGAAAAAGAGTTATAACCTGAAACGAAATGCAAAACAGCTTCATTCCCACTCCGTATATTCTGATGGCTGTTGCCGTACAAATTCCCGCCCCACAAATATTCGAATTTATCCCCGTGCCGTCTGACAAATGTTTTATTGCTCAGAAAAAACGACCGGCTGAACGGAACCCTGAATTCAAGATTGGCGAATTCAAGGCAGGTCTCCTCCCTTTCACCCGAAGTGCCGGTGCCGTAAAAATGATACGCCCCGAAATCCTTGTCCTGCCTTCCGGCGCTCAGGCTCACGCTGTTTTTCCCGGGTAAAAACACCCTGCCGAAATAGTCGTTCACGGCAAAATCCCTCCCGGGGAAATAGCCGGGAGATCTCTTTCTTGAGGCCGAAAGCAGCATATTCCCGCCCTTCATCGGCGGCGAAAAACTTATCCTGCCGCTGAAAGTATTTTTTTCATAAAAAGCCAGCTCGGCGCCCACGGATTTTTTGTGCGATTTTTTGGTGATGATATTGACCGCTCCCGAAAAAGCTCCGGCGCCGTAAACGGATGAGGCGGGGGCGGAAATTATCTCGATTCTCTCAATATCGTTTTTGGACACCGGTATATTCATCTGGTGATGTCCGGTCTGCAGATCGCTCATTCTCACCCCGTCAAGGAGCACCAGAACCTGCTCAAAAGAACCGCCTGAAACAGAAAGGTCGTTCTGAACGCCGAAGCCTCCGCGCCCCCTGACGTCTATTCCGGCCGATAATCTCAAAACATCCTCCAGCGAATCGGCCGGCAGGAGCGCGAGATCTTCGGCTGTTATTATCTCACTGCCCGGGGAAAAGATCCGTTCACCGTAAACGACTATTTCCTCAATGTTTTCGCTGCCGGAGGAAGCACTGTTCAAAAAACACAGCGCGCAGCCAAACAAAATCACCGAAGCGGAAATTTTAAACATCCGGCATGCGCCTCCTTCACGAAACAACATTATAATGAGCGGCGGACGGTGTCCGACGGGGCTCTATGAGCAAGGGGTTTGCATAGTGCCCAAAGCTGAGCCTTGCGAAGTCCGCCCGTGGCGGGCGAATGAGAGCGAACCACATACGTGAGCGTCCCTCGACGCGGCACCTCCGGCGCGAAACAATATTATATGCGCGCTTATTGCGCCGGAGAAAGGGATGCTTTCTTGAAGAAATCATAACTTTTTAGAGGATATCCTGTAAAATTCTGTATAAAATCCACTTCTCTTTTCAGCAATCTCGCCAGCTCTTCCGGCGAACTTTTTTCAAGATTTTTCTCAAAATTGTTCTCCAGCGCCGAAATGATCATCTTGTCGGAAAAATCCAGAAAACCTCCCTGATAGATAAGCCGCGCCAGATAGGCATACACCTTCCTGATCCTGAACGGCCTGAGGCACCAGACGAGCCACTTGAAGAGCCCCTGCTCGGGATCGTGCACCGGCACGATCTCATTGGTGGCATCCAGGACCAGCTCTCTGGCGGCAAAATCCATAACGCTTGCCTCCTGCGGCGAATAGATCATTTCCCAGCCGGTGATCGTGTAAAAAGAGCTCTTTTTCAGAAAACTCAATTCAAGGATATTGCCGCCCTCAAAAGCGCCGCCCCAGTGATTAACCGGCTTTCCGTACCCGGCCACCGCCGTGATAATCTTCCCGTATTGTTCGGTAAAAACCACCACTCTGTTTTTATTATCGCAGACACGCCGGTTATCCAGGATCACGGCTTTTGTCTTAGCCGTCATAGTTCCGGGATACGGATACGGACGCTCGTGATCTTCTGCCGGTCGGCGCTGTGCACCTCGATCACGACACCGTCTATTTCCACTGACTCGCCCTTGCGGGGCACATAATCGAGCTGCTCAAGTATCAGCCCCCCGATGGATGAGGCGGGATGCTCCGGCAGAGAAAGAGAAAGTTTGCTGTTGACCCTGTCCACATCCTCCGAAGCCGGAACGATATAGGACCCGTCTTTCTCTTTTTTATACACCACCTCTTTATCGAATTCATCAAAAATATCCCCTGTTATCTCCTCAAGCACATCTTCCAGCGTTATGAGCCCCGTCACTTTGCCGTATTCGTCCACAACGATAGAAAGATGCTGGCGGCCGTTGCTGAAATTCTTGAGGAGGGTTTTCACCGGAGCTGTCTCGGGCACGAATGTCGGCGCCCTCATGATATCCTGGACTATCAGCAGAGTGCCCATATTGAGTACGCCTAAAATATCCTTGGTGTATATCACGCCCACAATATTATCCAGCGAACCCGAATAAACGGGGATGCGCGAATGGCCGGACAGCGCCAGCTCCCTGAAAATCCGGGCTTTCCCCCAGTTTATATCCACAGCCTTTATATCAACCTCCGGCACCATTACCTGGCGCACCTCTTTCTCCGGGAATTCCAGAATACCCTTGAGCATTGTTTTTTCCTCATGGCTTATTTTCCCTGACACATAAGCCAACTCCGAAGCCTCCGCCAGATCCTGAGAGCTAGTCCGCGGCAGAGTTTTGGAAAGTTTTACTCCCAGCAATTCAGATAAAAACCTGCTCATCGCAAAGAGCAATCTTGCCAGGGGGCTGAGAAAAAAAACCACTTTCGGCAAAAAAGGCAAAGCCGCGGCGGCGAAACTTCTGGGATGTTTTTTCGCGAGTGTTTTCGCGAGTATATCGCCGAACATAACAACAAACGCGAAGAGAACAACGCTCGCGGCAAAGGAAGTGCGCTCGATGGACATACTGAAACGCGAAGAAATATCCCGCGCGAGGAGCTGAGTCAGGACGCTGGATGCGACAACGGACAGCGCATTACCTATAAGTATGGAGGTCAGTATCCTGTGAGGGGTATTCAGGAATCTCCTCAAGGCCGTGGCGGCCGACGGCGGCCCTGCCAGGATTGACTGCTTCTGAAAAGGAGAAAGAGAGCATATCGCTGTCTCGGTGCCGGCAAAATAAAACATACACAGAAAACTGATTATCAAAAGGAATATCATTTCTCCGCGCCGCTCCTCTTCAGGTCATATTCGTCCAGGATATTCCCGAATATCTCTTCCAGAAGATCCTCCATTGTGACGATTCCCGTTATCGTTCCCGAGGAATCCGTCACAAGCGCTATGTGCACCCTCTTGTTGATAAGCTGTCTGTAAGCTCCCAGCACCGTGACGGCCTCGTCTATAAAAAGAGGCCGGCGGGCATATTGTTTGATATCGGCCTTCCCTTCCAGAATACGCGCTTTGACAATTTCCCTCGCATAGACAATGCCCGCTATCCTGTCCAGAGAACCGTAATAAACAGGGAAGCGCGATATACCCGAATCTATTATCAGCTCCTCCATGGATTCTTCGGACGAATTAAGGTCTATCCCCACTATTTTTTCGCGGGGGGTCATCACCTCAAAAAGCTTTTTCTGGTTGAGCGACAGCACCTTGGATATTATCTTGGAGAAACTCTCCCTGTCCTCAAGATTTTCCGAAATCTCCCCTATGTCCCCCCTGCTTACGTGCAAATCCGAGGATTCCGCTGCGCTCCCTGAGATCAGTTCGGAAAAATAAGTGGTGAAATTGCTGAGCGGCCTGAAAATATAAGATACAAAATTGAGAAAACTCCCGAACGCCCCGCTGACCTTTTGCGGATAAGTGGTGGCTATGTTCTTCGGCATTATCTCGCCGAAAAAAAGAAGAAGCGCTGAGGTGACAAACAAAGCCACGGCCGAGGACGCGACGGCCGTAAAGCCGCGGGATAAGGCCGCGCCGATTATGACATATGATAGAATAGAGCTGAAAGCGATATTAACAAAATTATTCCCTATGAGTATGGTGGAGAGCACCGACCCCGGCCTCAACAGCCAGTCGCTGAAGATCCGCAGTTTCGTCTGATTGAAAAGCGCCTTTATCCGGGCGCGGTTAAGCGTCGCCAGGGATGTTTCCATTGATGAGAAAACTCCCGAAAAAACAAGAAGAGCCGCAAGAAATATAAAAATCATCTTTCCAGTTTATTCACCAGCTCATCCCCTGCCTCCAGCATTTTATTTTTAGCCGAGGGGGAGAGATCATCCATTCCGGATAAATGCAGCAGGCCGTGGACGATTAAAATCCGCAATTCTTTTCCTATGCCGTGCCCTAAACGCAAAGCGGCTTTCCGCGCCTCGGAGAGGCACACATAGATTTCGCAGAATTTCCCGCCGACCGGCAATGGGGGCCGGCCGAGATCAAAAGCCATAACATCCGTCACCCCGGTTTTTGAAAAAAAACGGCGGTTCAGCTTTTTTATGCCCTGTGATCCGGTCAGCACGACATTGACGGGGCATTGAAGAGAGAGCTCTCCGGCGGCGCGGGATGTAAAATTTCTCAGTTTTCTGATATTCAGCCCCCGCACAGGCTCTTCGCTGAAAAACTCCACGCGGGGCATTTACTGCTGTTTTTCCGCGGACGGCTTATCCGCGTCGGAATAATCAAGCCTTATGTGATGTATGGAAATCAGAGTTTTTGTAAAAACATCGCCTATCTTCTGTATATTTTTGAGCGTTATGGGACATTCATTGAGCTGGCCGGAGGCGAAATAATTGTTGATTATCTTGTGAACGGTGTCTTTGATATTCTCGAAACTCGGATCCTCTATGGAGCGGCAGGCGGCCTCTACGCTGTCGGCGAGCATAACTATGGCCGTCTCTCTGGTCTGGGGCAGGGGCCCGGGATACCTGTAAACGGTTTCGTCGCTGGCTCCTCCGGAAACAGCGGCTTTCCTGAAAAAATACTGCACTATGGTGGTGCCGTGATGCTGCGCTATGAAATCAAGCACGCACTCATCCACCCCGGCTTCGGCGGCGAGCTTGACGCCCTCTTTAACATGGGAAAGGATCACAAGGGCGCTCATTTCCGGTTTCAGCGTTTCATGCACATTCCCCTCAAGCTGGTTCTCGATGAAATACTGCGCCTTGCCTATTTTCCCGACATCATGATAATATGCCCCCACACGCGCCAGCAGGCTGTTGCATTTTATGGATACGGCCGCGGCCTCGGCCAGGGCCGCTACCATAAGGCTGTGGTGATATGTTCCGGGGGCTTCTATCATAAGTTTTTTCAGAAGCGGGTGGTTGAAATCCCCGAGCTCTATCAGCCTCACATCCGAGGTCAGATTTAAAACCCACTCAAAAAGGGGAAAGAAGCTGATGATAAAAATAAAAGTTAGCGACGAGACAAGGAACGGCGACCTTATACCGTCATAGATAAGATTGCCGCTGTGTATACCCAGCAGCTGCAGCGCGAAATTCGCCGCGAGGAGAAACACGAATATGGACAGAGCGTTTAAAAATATATCAGAGCGTTTTATGATTCTCCTGGGGAAAGCTATCGCCCCCAGTCCGCCGACGAAAGAAATAAAAAACACCTCGAAATTGCCGAGATATATGAACGACACTATCAAACTTATCAGCAGCGCTGCATTCTCCGCCACCCGGCGCGAGACAAGAAAATTAAGAAGGCTTGCCGCAGCCGGGGTAAAGACGAAATACATGCTGATCTCTCTGGATTTCGCGAACTGCGTCATAAGCACCGCTGAGACAATAACAAGCCCTGACAAAAGGATCTTCGACGGGTTCATTTCTTTCTCAGTTTTAATGAACGAGAAAGCGGCGTATATCCATATAATCACAAAGAGCCCGGACCCGGCGATGAAATTTTTTTCAAAACCGAATTCCGCCGATAGCGCCATCAGCACGCTCAATGAGATCAGGACACCGAGCAGCCATGCCGGAAAAGGAATGTCTTTTTTCAGAATATTTTTATTCTTTGAGGGCTTATCCAGCGCCTCGGCCCAACTTTGGAAAATACGCGAAAAAAAACTTTTAACTCTGCCCATGATTATCCTTTATTTTTTAACGGCTCCGTATGCCGCCACTATTTTCTTAACGAGCGGATGCCTGACAACATCCCTCTTACTGAACTTAATGAATTTGATACCCCTGATGCCCGCAAGCACCTCGTGCGCGTTGACAAGGCCGGACTTCACCCCTCTTTCAAGATCTATCTGCGTTTCATCGCCGTTGATACATATCGCCCCTTTGGGCCCCAGCCTGGTCAGGATCATTTTCATCTGAAGGGCCGTTGTGTTCTGAGCCTCATCAAGAATGACAAAGGCGTCGTCCAACGTCCTTCCTCTCATATAGGCCAGCGGAACGATCTCTATAACACCGGCGGCTTTCTGCCTCCCGTAATATCTTTCGCCCGCCAGCGTTATAAAAGCGCTGTTGAGCGGAGCAAGATAGGGGCTCACTTTTTCCTCAAAGTCCCCGGGAAGATAGCCCAGCCGCTCGCCGGCCTCCACAATGGGCCGGGAAAGTATAATTTTGGAAAATCTCCCTTCCTCAAGAAAGCTGAGAGCGCACAGGACTGCCAGAAAAGTTTTCCCCGTCCCCGCCGGGCCCGTGGCAATCGTGACGGGGTTTTTCAGCATTGATTCCATATACTTTTTCTGCGCGGGAGAAGACGGAGAAATCTTACGGCCGCCGCGGAATGTAAGAGGCGGCTGGGCGGAAGGAACAATATCGGCCCCGGTGCGCTTGTCCGTAAGAACGCCCCCTCTGCGGAGATTCTCAATTTCTTTAGCGGCCTCGTCCAGATCGCGCGCTTTTCCGCGCAGGACAATGCTGTTCGCCCTGACGCTCACGCCCACATCAAACATTTGATTGATCTTTTTGATGTTGCTGTCGTAGGGCCCGAATATATCGGACAATTCGCCCTGATTTCTGATATGGATAATTTTTGTTATCAAATTTTAACGCGGAATTTTAAAAACCTGTCCTTTGTAGATGAGGTCGGGATCTTTTATCTGGTCCTTGTTAGCCATGTATATTTTTTTCCACTGCCACGGATCATTGTATATCCGGCTCTGTTTGGCTATGTTCCAGAGACAATCCCGCGTTTCAGCCCAGCTCCTGACAGTATAAGAATCAGCCCTTTCTGCGTCAAACTCTTTCCTCGCCTCTCTAAGAGCCTTTTCCCTTGCCTCGCGCGCGTCATCCAACGCTTTTTTCGCCAGAGAATATGAAGCGTCCGCCTTTTCCTTCGCGGGGAGATAATCGCCGCCCTCAAGGGCCTGCTTCGCCTCGTTCAGAAGTTTTTCTGCGTCAGGCACGGGCACTTCCTCCTGGGCGCACACAGCTATAATTTTTTCGGCTCTGATGATGGCATCCCTCGCGTTCAAGCGGGCTTCTTGTTCAGCCGTCATCGCTTTCTTGCCGCCGCAGGCGGCCAAAAAACCGCAAAGAACAATCACCATAATTTTTTTCATACCTTTAAATTCTCCTTGATCTCTAAACACTTCTA
Encoded proteins:
- a CDS encoding HlyC/CorC family transporter, whose product is MIFIFLAALLVFSGVFSSMETSLATLNRARIKALFNQTKLRIFSDWLLRPGSVLSTILIGNNFVNIAFSSILSYVIIGAALSRGFTAVASSAVALFVTSALLLFFGEIMPKNIATTYPQKVSGAFGSFLNFVSYIFRPLSNFTTYFSELISGSAAESSDLHVSRGDIGEISENLEDRESFSKIISKVLSLNQKKLFEVMTPREKIVGIDLNSSEESMEELIIDSGISRFPVYYGSLDRIAGIVYAREIVKARILEGKADIKQYARRPLFIDEAVTVLGAYRQLINKRVHIALVTDSSGTITGIVTMEDLLEEIFGNILDEYDLKRSGAEK
- the ybeY gene encoding rRNA maturation RNase YbeY; this encodes MPRVEFFSEEPVRGLNIRKLRNFTSRAAGELSLQCPVNVVLTGSQGIKKLNRRFFSKTGVTDVMAFDLGRPPLPVGGKFCEIYVCLSEARKAALRLGHGIGKELRILIVHGLLHLSGMDDLSPSAKNKMLEAGDELVNKLER
- a CDS encoding HlyC/CorC family transporter — its product is MIFLLIISFLCMFYFAGTETAICSLSPFQKQSILAGPPSAATALRRFLNTPHRILTSILIGNALSVVASSVLTQLLARDISSRFSMSIERTSFAASVVLFAFVVMFGDILAKTLAKKHPRSFAAAALPFLPKVVFFLSPLARLLFAMSRFLSELLGVKLSKTLPRTSSQDLAEASELAYVSGKISHEEKTMLKGILEFPEKEVRQVMVPEVDIKAVDINWGKARIFRELALSGHSRIPVYSGSLDNIVGVIYTKDILGVLNMGTLLIVQDIMRAPTFVPETAPVKTLLKNFSNGRQHLSIVVDEYGKVTGLITLEDVLEEITGDIFDEFDKEVVYKKEKDGSYIVPASEDVDRVNSKLSLSLPEHPASSIGGLILEQLDYVPRKGESVEIDGVVIEVHSADRQKITSVRIRIPEL
- a CDS encoding PhoH family protein; the protein is MFDVGVSVRANSIVLRGKARDLDEAAKEIENLRRGGVLTDKRTGADIVPSAQPPLTFRGGRKISPSSPAQKKYMESMLKNPVTIATGPAGTGKTFLAVLCALSFLEEGRFSKIILSRPIVEAGERLGYLPGDFEEKVSPYLAPLNSAFITLAGERYYGRQKAAGVIEIVPLAYMRGRTLDDAFVILDEAQNTTALQMKMILTRLGPKGAICINGDETQIDLERGVKSGLVNAHEVLAGIRGIKFIKFSKRDVVRHPLVKKIVAAYGAVKK
- a CDS encoding TonB-dependent receptor, with translation MLFREGGACRMFKISASVILFGCALCFLNSASSGSENIEEIVVYGERIFSPGSEIITAEDLALLPADSLEDVLRLSAGIDVRGRGGFGVQNDLSVSGGSFEQVLVLLDGVRMSDLQTGHHQMNIPVSKNDIERIEIISAPASSVYGAGAFSGAVNIITKKSHKKSVGAELAFYEKNTFSGRISFSPPMKGGNMLLSASRKRSPGYFPGRDFAVNDYFGRVFLPGKNSVSLSAGRQDKDFGAYHFYGTGTSGEREETCLEFANLEFRVPFSRSFFLSNKTFVRRHGDKFEYLWGGNLYGNSHQNIRSGNEAVLHFVSGYNSFSCGAEYSREEITSNVLKNEHTRAVSFFERFRRKKGISEFNLNLRTDRSGRWDKINSISMGEEITLNRLRVHILYASAFRPPSYTELHYWDPANEGDTALHLEKSRYYETGMTAGAFSAAVFLRSGRDIIDWVKFNSTDTFHAWNIPEFDTKGARLKYFFSFRAIGGQAGYTFLKASAPGGIYDSKYALRYPAHKFSLRLKGHLFPRASSRAGALSARHGGLSAAVSGSYLKRRSEAGYFVMDARIEKRFGNYSLFLEAANLFNRKFQSQPPVPAHGRWAGVGITAGL
- a CDS encoding LysM peptidoglycan-binding domain-containing protein — encoded protein: MKKIMVIVLCGFLAACGGKKAMTAEQEARLNARDAIIRAEKIIAVCAQEEVPVPDAEKLLNEAKQALEGGDYLPAKEKADASYSLAKKALDDAREAREKALREARKEFDAERADSYTVRSWAETRDCLWNIAKQSRIYNDPWQWKKIYMANKDQIKDPDLIYKGQVFKIPR
- a CDS encoding HDIG domain-containing protein is translated as MGRVKSFFSRIFQSWAEALDKPSKNKNILKKDIPFPAWLLGVLISLSVLMALSAEFGFEKNFIAGSGLFVIIWIYAAFSFIKTEKEMNPSKILLSGLVIVSAVLMTQFAKSREISMYFVFTPAAASLLNFLVSRRVAENAALLISLIVSFIYLGNFEVFFISFVGGLGAIAFPRRIIKRSDIFLNALSIFVFLLAANFALQLLGIHSGNLIYDGIRSPFLVSSLTFIFIISFFPLFEWVLNLTSDVRLIELGDFNHPLLKKLMIEAPGTYHHSLMVAALAEAAAVSIKCNSLLARVGAYYHDVGKIGKAQYFIENQLEGNVHETLKPEMSALVILSHVKEGVKLAAEAGVDECVLDFIAQHHGTTIVQYFFRKAAVSGGASDETVYRYPGPLPQTRETAIVMLADSVEAACRSIEDPSFENIKDTVHKIINNYFASGQLNECPITLKNIQKIGDVFTKTLISIHHIRLDYSDADKPSAEKQQ